One Sphingomonas sabuli genomic region harbors:
- a CDS encoding HNH endonuclease: MRYWWVNHAQTVRQEITGGYLWSPVVEANGARSQFYDNMREASPGDLVLSYANGKIGRIGVVGDFAISAPKPSEFGSIGSYWQDAGWLLPVQWLEQQISVQPKAIIGRLAGVLPQTHSPIRAATGAGNQKAYLAEVDRAVFEIVFAAVGLAVGDFEIETPTITIADFAAQFDDAVEAQIRADQDLDQTTRDQLTRARRGQGLFRRRVLSKEPACRVTGVRTPTLLIASHVKPWRACETAAERLDGFNGLMLTPHADFLFDRGLIGFANDGTTLFSSRLTEADGIKLGLHHSQRPPAKPLHDASLGYFEHHRSKVFMA; the protein is encoded by the coding sequence ATGCGCTACTGGTGGGTCAATCACGCGCAGACGGTCCGGCAGGAGATCACCGGCGGCTATTTGTGGTCGCCCGTAGTCGAAGCGAATGGCGCCCGGAGTCAGTTTTACGACAATATGCGGGAGGCGTCCCCGGGTGATCTGGTTCTATCGTACGCGAATGGGAAGATCGGTCGCATTGGCGTGGTCGGCGACTTTGCCATAAGTGCGCCGAAGCCGTCAGAGTTCGGATCCATCGGGTCGTACTGGCAGGATGCCGGATGGCTGCTTCCCGTGCAGTGGCTAGAGCAACAGATTAGTGTCCAACCAAAGGCGATCATCGGTCGGCTCGCCGGCGTCTTGCCTCAAACACATTCGCCGATCAGAGCCGCAACCGGAGCCGGCAATCAAAAGGCATATCTCGCCGAGGTCGACCGAGCAGTTTTCGAAATAGTTTTCGCGGCGGTCGGTCTCGCTGTTGGGGACTTCGAGATTGAGACACCAACAATCACCATCGCGGACTTTGCCGCGCAATTTGATGATGCAGTTGAAGCGCAAATTCGAGCGGATCAGGACCTAGACCAAACGACGCGCGATCAGTTGACGCGCGCACGGCGAGGTCAGGGGCTCTTCCGAAGGCGCGTCTTGTCCAAAGAACCGGCTTGTCGCGTCACTGGGGTCAGAACACCCACCTTGCTGATTGCAAGCCACGTGAAACCGTGGCGCGCTTGTGAGACGGCCGCTGAACGGCTCGATGGCTTCAACGGACTTATGCTAACCCCGCATGCGGATTTTCTATTCGATCGCGGACTCATCGGATTTGCCAACGACGGCACGACCTTGTTTTCTTCCAGGCTAACCGAGGCGGATGGCATCAAGCTGGGGTTGCACCATAGCCAGCGACCGCCGGCCAAGCCGCTGCACGATGCGAGCTTGGGATATTTCGAACACCACCGCAGCAAGGTCTTCATGGCTTAG
- a CDS encoding cupin domain-containing protein, whose protein sequence is MPSLLTHPIHLGLGARALAQPEFDGMEWYADYEQRSTEDGVEGRLVSLHRFEKSWDMWEMHPSGDEVVCCLEGTLTLHQQLADGDEQSVTLGPGDYAINPPGAWHTADCDGSVLALFITAGVGTRHRPR, encoded by the coding sequence ATGCCATCGCTTTTAACGCACCCCATCCATCTTGGCCTTGGCGCGCGCGCCCTCGCGCAGCCCGAATTCGACGGGATGGAATGGTATGCGGACTATGAACAGCGCAGCACGGAAGATGGCGTAGAGGGTCGGCTGGTCTCCCTCCACCGGTTCGAAAAGAGCTGGGACATGTGGGAAATGCACCCGTCGGGCGACGAGGTGGTGTGCTGTCTCGAAGGAACGCTGACGCTCCACCAGCAGCTGGCCGACGGGGATGAGCAGAGCGTGACGCTGGGGCCCGGCGATTATGCGATCAATCCGCCCGGCGCCTGGCACACGGCGGATTGCGACGGTTCAGTCCTCGCCCTGTTCATCACCGCCGGGGTCGGCACCCGGCATCGGCCCCGCTGA
- a CDS encoding RES domain-containing protein: MAEEDEDESARVCSKCIAEDVLAAEIRSVGRSAECDYCGQQRRRTVTIEWLATRVDPVFQAVVGPAREGFIMRGGRPDFGPDGDPPSVLMNEMIEAEYESIGEDIVSELSGRHGWDVHDGGYDYYDQSQDSYAIQDADSGILRHRWNRFCEDLKQERRFFIDDGAAVLDEVLGPLVDGNWPHGGAIRTLGEDDATRYVYRARPANDDAACRPIFEQRLNRLAAPPPGVAGGGRMNAPGISVFYGAFDAETCVAELRVPVGGAAIVGRFEIIRPLRVLDLTRLEAAQRRLSYFEEDFERLRSYASFLRGFHDEIKKPVLPERETLEYLPTQVVAEYLWTRVDPPFDGLVFGSAQISGGRSNLVLFPHASVVEGAADEPQREVKFSYESGPNEDDEDRPLELHVFFEPLAPPPEPEKRERWQGIFSEEDDEWFSSADSGAGVPPQPALKLAEEGVSRLRASSIRYTFETTAVTFDDWDEPHF, from the coding sequence GTGGCCGAAGAGGATGAAGACGAGAGCGCGCGTGTTTGCAGCAAGTGCATCGCGGAGGATGTGCTGGCCGCAGAAATTCGGTCCGTTGGCCGGTCGGCCGAATGCGATTACTGCGGCCAGCAGCGCCGGCGGACGGTGACCATCGAGTGGCTCGCCACCCGAGTAGATCCAGTTTTCCAAGCTGTTGTGGGTCCGGCGCGGGAAGGTTTCATCATGCGTGGCGGTCGCCCGGACTTCGGTCCGGACGGAGACCCCCCGAGCGTTCTAATGAACGAGATGATTGAGGCTGAGTACGAAAGTATCGGCGAGGATATCGTCAGTGAGCTTTCCGGTCGGCACGGCTGGGACGTCCACGATGGGGGCTATGACTACTACGATCAAAGCCAGGACAGCTATGCGATACAGGATGCTGATTCTGGCATTCTCAGGCACCGCTGGAATAGATTCTGTGAAGACTTGAAGCAGGAGAGGCGCTTCTTCATTGATGATGGCGCCGCTGTTCTCGACGAAGTCCTCGGGCCGCTCGTGGACGGAAATTGGCCCCATGGCGGCGCAATCCGCACCCTCGGTGAGGATGACGCCACGCGATACGTTTATCGTGCACGACCGGCGAATGACGATGCAGCTTGCCGACCCATCTTCGAGCAGCGTCTGAACCGTCTAGCTGCGCCGCCGCCCGGCGTAGCTGGCGGCGGTCGAATGAACGCTCCTGGAATCAGCGTGTTCTATGGCGCTTTCGATGCGGAGACGTGCGTTGCCGAATTGCGAGTGCCTGTGGGTGGCGCGGCGATCGTCGGGCGGTTCGAAATAATCCGCCCGCTGCGAGTGCTGGACCTCACACGACTAGAAGCCGCGCAGCGGCGACTGAGCTACTTCGAGGAAGATTTCGAACGGTTACGAAGCTACGCGAGCTTTCTAAGAGGCTTCCACGACGAGATTAAGAAACCAGTGTTGCCGGAGCGCGAGACGCTTGAATATCTGCCGACACAGGTGGTTGCGGAGTATCTATGGACCCGCGTGGACCCGCCCTTTGACGGCCTTGTGTTTGGGTCGGCGCAGATCAGCGGCGGTCGTTCTAATCTCGTACTCTTTCCTCATGCATCGGTCGTCGAGGGAGCTGCTGACGAACCGCAACGAGAGGTGAAGTTCAGCTATGAGAGCGGCCCGAACGAGGACGACGAGGATCGTCCACTAGAGTTGCACGTGTTCTTTGAGCCGCTTGCGCCGCCGCCCGAACCGGAGAAGCGGGAGCGGTGGCAAGGCATCTTCTCAGAGGAAGACGATGAGTGGTTCAGCAGCGCTGATAGCGGCGCGGGTGTGCCGCCTCAGCCAGCGCTGAAGCTTGCTGAGGAAGGCGTATCACGGTTGCGCGCGAGTTCGATCCGCTACACCTTCGAAACCACCGCTGTGACATTCGACGATTGGGACGAGCCGCATTTCTGA
- a CDS encoding DNA cytosine methyltransferase produces MVVYPAQSRHDARGPLCLDLFAGAGGLAVGFKQAGWTVVGGNDVDSNASATFRLNFPEAVFFEGSVTELTPRLVLEKCALAEGELDCLIGGPPCQSFSYNNHQRSDSDDRARLFEHYLRIVRGLKPKTLVMENVPGILTIGGGSVVAAIRAELGSMGYQTTLDVLSAEEFGTPQVRRRVFIVATRAGEPASMLPRPTHRPANPRKRKTHDLKGLKKTVTVLDAIGDLPPLQSGGGSQVADRAGISAFTGFQRQARRGCRKLYNHVCHGLTSVNLNRVIHVPEGGNWRDIPRDLLPAGMQRAKLTDHTKRYGRLARRGFASTLLTKCDPHWGAYLHPTQNRTISVREAARLQGFPDKFRFAGESLGAQYEQVGNAVPVPLAASVGRAVIEHLAACPQSSEVGQDAGKDCCRGEPSANERRRAA; encoded by the coding sequence ATGGTTGTATACCCGGCCCAGTCCCGACATGATGCGCGAGGGCCTCTGTGTCTTGACCTGTTCGCGGGCGCAGGTGGGTTGGCCGTCGGCTTCAAACAGGCTGGCTGGACAGTAGTCGGCGGGAACGACGTGGACAGCAATGCTTCGGCGACTTTCAGGTTGAACTTCCCTGAGGCCGTGTTCTTCGAGGGCTCGGTTACCGAGCTAACTCCGAGGCTCGTTCTCGAGAAGTGTGCGCTGGCGGAAGGCGAGCTGGATTGTCTAATCGGCGGGCCGCCCTGCCAATCGTTCAGCTACAACAACCATCAGCGCTCAGACAGCGATGATCGTGCACGTCTTTTCGAGCACTATTTGCGCATTGTGAGAGGCCTCAAACCCAAAACTCTGGTCATGGAAAACGTACCCGGGATTCTCACGATTGGCGGCGGCAGCGTAGTCGCAGCGATTCGCGCAGAACTCGGAAGTATGGGGTACCAGACCACGCTCGATGTGCTGTCAGCTGAGGAGTTCGGCACGCCGCAAGTTCGCAGGCGCGTCTTCATCGTCGCAACACGAGCGGGTGAGCCAGCATCGATGCTGCCGCGGCCCACTCATAGACCGGCGAACCCTCGCAAGCGGAAGACGCACGACCTCAAAGGGCTCAAGAAGACCGTCACCGTGCTGGACGCGATTGGCGATTTGCCGCCGCTGCAGAGCGGAGGCGGTTCGCAAGTGGCGGATCGCGCCGGAATTTCTGCATTCACAGGATTCCAGCGGCAAGCCCGGAGGGGATGCCGAAAGCTCTACAACCACGTTTGTCACGGACTAACCTCGGTGAACCTAAACCGGGTTATCCACGTCCCCGAGGGCGGAAACTGGCGGGACATTCCACGCGACCTGCTTCCGGCAGGGATGCAGCGGGCAAAGCTGACCGACCATACAAAACGCTACGGCCGGTTAGCGAGACGAGGTTTCGCTTCAACTCTTCTGACCAAGTGTGATCCCCACTGGGGTGCCTACCTTCATCCGACTCAGAACCGCACGATCTCTGTTCGCGAAGCGGCTCGCCTCCAAGGCTTCCCGGATAAGTTTAGGTTCGCCGGCGAGAGCCTCGGTGCGCAGTATGAGCAAGTGGGCAACGCGGTGCCCGTGCCACTGGCAGCATCAGTAGGCCGCGCTGTGATCGAGCATTTGGCCGCTTGTCCTCAGAGCAGCGAGGTTGGACAGGACGCTGGTAAGGATTGCTGCCGAGGGGAGCCTTCAGCAAACGAGCGAAGAAGAGCCGCATAA
- a CDS encoding very short patch repair endonuclease — MADRISAPQRSENMRRIKGAHTKPEMIVRRMVHSMGRRYRLHRKHLPGNPDLVFGPSRKVIFVHGCFWHQHTACKAGRVPSSNSHYWHDKLRRNVSRDAKAQEELKRLGWEVLTVWDCETRNTSALHARLEAFLSSSTEPGAKR, encoded by the coding sequence ATGGCAGACCGCATTTCCGCTCCACAGCGCAGCGAAAACATGCGCAGAATAAAGGGCGCGCACACGAAGCCCGAGATGATCGTGCGCCGAATGGTCCATTCGATGGGTCGGCGCTACAGACTGCATCGCAAGCATCTTCCCGGAAATCCCGACCTGGTGTTCGGGCCGAGCCGCAAGGTCATCTTCGTCCACGGATGCTTCTGGCATCAGCACACTGCCTGCAAAGCCGGGCGAGTACCCAGTTCAAACTCGCACTACTGGCACGACAAATTGCGCAGGAACGTGTCTCGAGACGCGAAAGCCCAGGAAGAGCTGAAGCGACTTGGTTGGGAAGTCCTTACCGTGTGGGATTGTGAAACACGGAACACATCGGCGCTCCATGCTCGGTTGGAAGCCTTTTTGTCCTCGTCAACCGAACCAGGAGCAAAGCGATGA
- a CDS encoding helix-turn-helix transcriptional regulator produces MSTPENNLLGLKRVREMTSLGKSTIYRMIAGKQFPRPLRLSERRVAWRQSDINDWLDTRAKS; encoded by the coding sequence TTGAGCACACCAGAAAACAATTTGCTCGGACTGAAGCGAGTTCGAGAAATGACATCGCTCGGAAAGAGCACAATCTACCGGATGATCGCGGGTAAGCAGTTCCCGCGGCCGCTAAGGTTAAGCGAGCGACGGGTGGCATGGCGCCAGTCTGACATCAATGACTGGCTCGACACGCGAGCGAAATCGTGA
- a CDS encoding DEAD/DEAH box helicase, producing MTTALMDHQKEGVTFLTNGRAGLLAFEQGLGKTLVAIDAFRRLREAGEAERMLVICPNSLKRNWVAEIGKFAPGLTVELAEGTPKTRRQTFSASTAHVLVTSYETARTEVTSVLAFTTVNRVVLVLDESHTAKNWRSLTSTAMRHFAPRCDFRWLLSGTPVTNTPADLFTQIEIVAPGERSLGSLETFLAQVDADPAASFAKPVLDRLVLRRTKDQCLDLPDKIFSDVLVDLPPWQRKLYDDMRTQMVCEIQGMSGEQYRAFASTALARLTRLSQLASNPALLLPQSPHDPAKFEVLDGLLEDILSVPDRKVIIWSAYVRNIETLLQRYAHHRAVALYGAIENSDRQVLADRFQTDDDTRVLIANAAAAGTGFTLTAASFTIYESMSWRYDHYAQSQDRNHRIGQSLPVNYLRLIAADTIDEAVAQALERKAGMARNLLSDADVGAALSRLSPEEMCSLIATSRLPE from the coding sequence GTGACCACCGCGCTAATGGATCACCAAAAAGAGGGGGTCACGTTCCTGACCAATGGTCGGGCAGGCCTCCTCGCCTTCGAACAAGGTCTAGGCAAAACATTAGTCGCTATCGATGCATTTCGTCGGCTGCGAGAAGCCGGCGAGGCAGAGCGGATGCTTGTGATCTGCCCGAACTCTCTCAAGCGCAATTGGGTCGCGGAGATTGGCAAGTTCGCGCCTGGCTTAACTGTGGAACTTGCTGAAGGTACGCCTAAGACTCGGCGCCAAACGTTCAGCGCAAGCACGGCTCACGTCCTCGTAACGAGCTATGAAACGGCCAGAACGGAGGTGACTTCGGTTCTAGCCTTCACGACTGTGAATCGGGTTGTGCTGGTGCTGGACGAATCTCACACTGCAAAGAATTGGCGGTCACTCACCTCAACGGCAATGCGTCACTTCGCTCCACGCTGCGACTTCCGTTGGCTCCTTTCCGGGACGCCAGTCACGAACACGCCGGCTGATCTTTTTACTCAGATTGAGATTGTCGCGCCGGGAGAGCGGTCGCTAGGGTCTCTTGAAACTTTTCTGGCACAGGTGGACGCCGACCCGGCCGCTTCATTCGCAAAGCCGGTGCTGGATCGCTTGGTCCTGCGGCGAACGAAAGACCAGTGCCTCGACCTCCCCGACAAAATATTCAGTGATGTTCTCGTCGACTTGCCGCCCTGGCAGCGAAAATTGTATGATGACATGCGAACGCAGATGGTCTGCGAAATCCAGGGAATGTCCGGTGAGCAGTACCGCGCATTTGCGTCCACAGCTCTCGCAAGGCTCACTCGCCTTAGCCAGCTAGCTAGCAATCCTGCGCTGCTACTTCCTCAGTCGCCGCACGATCCGGCTAAATTTGAAGTGCTTGATGGTCTTTTAGAGGACATTCTGTCGGTACCGGACCGTAAGGTCATCATCTGGTCGGCCTATGTCCGGAACATCGAGACACTCCTGCAGCGGTATGCGCACCACCGCGCCGTCGCCCTGTACGGAGCGATCGAAAACTCTGACCGGCAAGTGCTCGCTGATCGCTTTCAGACCGATGATGACACGCGCGTTTTGATCGCCAACGCGGCCGCCGCTGGTACCGGCTTCACGCTAACAGCCGCCAGCTTCACGATCTACGAGTCCATGTCGTGGCGCTACGACCACTATGCCCAGAGTCAGGACCGGAATCATCGGATCGGCCAGTCTCTGCCGGTAAATTATCTCCGGCTGATAGCGGCTGACACGATCGACGAAGCCGTAGCCCAGGCGCTTGAGCGTAAGGCGGGAATGGCTCGCAACCTGCTGTCCGACGCTGATGTTGGTGCAGCCTTGAGCCGCCTGTCACCAGAAGAAATGTGCAGCTTGATCGCGACTAGCAGGCTGCCGGAATAA
- a CDS encoding primase-helicase family protein has product MSDADNVAASTRNVEAAIDFLNRWYGDAPRQLVSIVPDGAIASKCLWPQNPAELHDWLRKEVAAKKNLYFHVNQPGWALDKRAEKKDIRTVRALHVDIDPRKNEAPEACKARAIVALAKHEPPPSVVLDSGNGIQAFWLLDEPVTLDGTPEAWEKIEAYNRAIQGQYAADSCFNVDRIMRCPGTINVPNKKKKAKGRTEAPACLVEKLTNWAKHPLSAFTPAPQMQQAGSTTARRGKVEIRGNLPRFASTDDLPVKLQDYTVMLIVNGEDPENPTKYPSRSEVLWRVLCDMVRARADDDTMAAVILDPDFRISASVLDKPRPEAYAAEQIAAAREEAINPALRELNARHAVIESDRGGRCVVAEEDWDDVMGRWHIKYQSFEAFRNRYMHRPVEIGRDKAGNAITMPLGKWWLMHEHRRQYRKIVFWPNRDVPPDQYNLWRGFGCDARPGDRHEGFLRHVRENLCGGDQQLFDYVMNWASRMVQHPDAPGEVALVIRGEKGTGKGFFFRTLGSLFGQHFMQVSNPKFLVGDFNAHLRDCVFLFADEAFFAGDKKHESILKALITEPTLTIEAKGIDAEPAPNFLHIGVASNDDWVVPASADERRYCVLNARLNRSSGRSQFDAIASELADGGRENLLHFLRSRDLSDFDPRDVPWTTALEEQKMASLDPVAQYLWLLLDAGELPNNVRGRANFAFTHGGPGTYGLAEDARRRVPSIIRDGERALWRGLKAIGAERENGPPRGWKFPALAEARRAFERMYCKLPWDSDVTEWQPVTGAATPF; this is encoded by the coding sequence GTGAGCGACGCTGACAACGTTGCGGCGTCAACTCGAAACGTCGAAGCTGCGATTGACTTCCTGAATCGCTGGTACGGCGACGCACCCCGCCAGTTAGTTTCGATCGTGCCCGATGGCGCCATCGCGTCTAAGTGCCTGTGGCCGCAGAACCCCGCGGAGCTTCACGACTGGCTGCGGAAGGAAGTTGCCGCAAAGAAGAACCTGTATTTTCACGTCAACCAGCCGGGGTGGGCGCTCGACAAGCGGGCGGAGAAGAAGGACATTCGCACCGTCCGAGCGCTCCACGTCGACATCGACCCGCGCAAGAATGAGGCTCCTGAGGCCTGCAAGGCACGCGCGATAGTGGCACTAGCCAAGCACGAACCGCCGCCGAGTGTAGTCCTCGATTCTGGAAATGGGATACAGGCTTTCTGGCTGTTGGACGAGCCGGTGACGCTGGACGGCACTCCGGAGGCTTGGGAGAAGATCGAGGCGTACAACCGCGCCATCCAGGGGCAGTACGCCGCCGACAGCTGCTTCAACGTCGACCGCATCATGCGCTGCCCCGGCACCATCAATGTGCCGAACAAGAAGAAGAAGGCCAAGGGCCGCACGGAGGCCCCGGCCTGCCTCGTAGAGAAGCTGACGAACTGGGCGAAGCACCCGCTCAGCGCCTTCACGCCGGCTCCGCAAATGCAGCAGGCTGGCTCCACCACCGCCCGCCGCGGAAAGGTGGAGATCAGGGGTAACCTGCCCCGCTTCGCCTCCACGGACGACCTGCCGGTCAAGCTGCAGGACTACACGGTCATGCTCATCGTCAACGGTGAGGACCCGGAGAACCCCACCAAGTACCCCAGCCGATCTGAGGTGCTGTGGCGCGTCCTGTGCGACATGGTCCGCGCCCGGGCCGACGACGACACCATGGCGGCGGTCATCCTGGACCCAGACTTCCGTATCAGCGCCTCAGTTCTCGATAAGCCTCGACCTGAAGCATACGCCGCGGAACAGATCGCGGCCGCACGTGAGGAGGCGATCAACCCCGCCTTGCGTGAGCTCAACGCCCGCCACGCAGTTATCGAGAGTGACCGAGGTGGCCGCTGCGTGGTGGCTGAGGAGGATTGGGATGACGTGATGGGCCGGTGGCACATCAAGTACCAAAGCTTCGAGGCTTTTCGTAATCGGTACATGCATCGTCCCGTCGAAATAGGTCGAGACAAGGCGGGCAACGCTATCACCATGCCCCTGGGCAAGTGGTGGCTAATGCACGAGCACAGGCGGCAATACCGCAAGATCGTCTTTTGGCCGAACCGCGACGTCCCGCCGGACCAGTACAACCTGTGGCGCGGCTTCGGCTGTGATGCCCGCCCGGGCGACCGTCATGAGGGATTTCTCCGCCACGTCCGCGAAAATCTCTGCGGCGGCGACCAGCAGCTATTCGACTACGTGATGAACTGGGCAAGTAGGATGGTGCAGCACCCGGACGCCCCGGGGGAGGTTGCATTGGTTATCCGGGGTGAGAAGGGCACCGGGAAGGGCTTCTTCTTCCGCACCCTTGGCTCGCTTTTCGGACAGCATTTCATGCAGGTGAGCAATCCAAAGTTTCTCGTTGGCGACTTCAACGCACACCTACGTGACTGCGTGTTCCTGTTCGCTGACGAGGCGTTCTTCGCTGGGGACAAGAAGCACGAGAGCATCCTGAAGGCGCTCATCACCGAGCCTACCCTGACTATAGAGGCCAAGGGCATAGACGCAGAGCCCGCGCCGAACTTCCTGCACATCGGCGTCGCCTCGAACGATGATTGGGTCGTTCCTGCTTCGGCCGACGAGCGCCGCTACTGTGTCCTCAACGCCCGCCTCAACCGATCGAGTGGGCGGTCGCAGTTCGATGCAATTGCCTCGGAGTTAGCCGACGGCGGGCGTGAGAATTTACTGCATTTCCTGCGAAGCCGTGATCTGTCCGACTTCGACCCTCGCGACGTGCCGTGGACGACCGCACTCGAAGAGCAGAAGATGGCGAGCTTGGATCCTGTGGCTCAGTACCTCTGGTTGCTCCTGGACGCAGGTGAATTGCCGAACAACGTGCGCGGACGCGCAAATTTCGCTTTCACGCACGGCGGCCCCGGCACCTATGGACTGGCAGAGGATGCTCGGCGTCGAGTTCCTAGCATCATCCGAGATGGCGAACGGGCCCTCTGGAGAGGTTTGAAGGCAATCGGCGCTGAACGCGAGAACGGGCCGCCGCGTGGCTGGAAGTTCCCGGCCCTTGCAGAGGCAAGGCGCGCGTTCGAACGCATGTATTGTAAGCTGCCTTGGGACAGTGACGTTACGGAGTGGCAGCCGGTCACGGGAGCGGCGACGCCCTTCTAA